The proteins below are encoded in one region of Sulfurospirillum tamanense:
- a CDS encoding glycosyl transferase has product MADFYQNGTITTLQKLGNRSLASLEEELSHFAKYHGMVLLLPALYSEFDTPAMTTILEELRHVTYLKKIILGLDCADAAQFADVKARMRHLNVPVDVVWNDGPRVQALYKTLKREGFHGLNIPGKGRNVWTMIGYGMTDKDNYAFALHDCDIVNYSREVVARLFYPIIHPALDLEFNKGYYSRVTDRLHGRATRLFLTPFIASIEKTLGPHSYLEYLKSFRYILSGEFAFVRSLARGIRISPTWGLEVATLSEVFDNTSSKRICQSEIMETYEHKHQSLGSKKGGGGIVKMANEIAQIVFRTLAQKGMVFTEATFQTIIASYFLESRNTILKYNALSKLNGLTYVREEEISAVEAFEHSLKEAAQVFLKDPMGIPMLSAWITVRSVLPDFSEQFAEAVHADNAQ; this is encoded by the coding sequence ATGGCAGATTTTTACCAAAACGGCACCATCACTACCTTGCAAAAACTCGGAAACCGCTCCCTTGCTTCCTTGGAAGAAGAGTTGAGCCATTTTGCAAAGTACCACGGCATGGTGCTTTTACTACCCGCCCTGTATAGTGAGTTTGACACTCCTGCCATGACCACTATCTTGGAAGAGTTGCGGCACGTGACCTATTTGAAAAAAATCATCCTAGGGCTTGATTGCGCCGACGCCGCGCAATTTGCCGATGTGAAAGCGCGTATGCGTCACCTAAATGTCCCTGTGGACGTGGTGTGGAACGATGGCCCCCGTGTTCAAGCACTCTACAAAACCCTAAAACGCGAAGGCTTTCACGGACTCAATATCCCCGGAAAAGGGCGCAATGTGTGGACCATGATAGGCTACGGCATGACCGACAAAGACAATTACGCCTTCGCCTTGCACGATTGCGACATTGTCAATTACTCCCGCGAAGTGGTGGCGAGGCTCTTTTACCCCATCATCCATCCTGCACTGGATTTGGAGTTTAACAAGGGGTATTATTCTAGGGTCACAGACCGCCTTCACGGACGCGCCACACGGCTTTTTTTGACGCCTTTTATTGCCTCCATCGAAAAAACCCTCGGACCACACAGCTATTTAGAATACCTCAAAAGCTTTCGCTACATCCTCTCGGGAGAGTTCGCCTTTGTGCGCTCCTTGGCGCGAGGCATTCGCATCTCACCCACGTGGGGCTTGGAGGTAGCGACGCTGAGCGAAGTCTTTGACAACACCTCATCAAAGCGCATTTGCCAAAGCGAAATCATGGAAACCTATGAGCACAAACACCAAAGTCTAGGCTCCAAAAAAGGGGGCGGCGGCATCGTCAAAATGGCCAATGAAATCGCCCAAATCGTCTTTAGAACCCTTGCCCAAAAAGGCATGGTCTTCACCGAAGCAACCTTTCAAACCATCATCGCTTCTTATTTTCTCGAATCCCGCAATACCATCTTAAAATACAACGCCCTCTCCAAACTCAACGGCCTCACCTACGTGCGCGAAGAAGAAATCAGTGCCGTAGAAGCCTTTGAACACTCCCTCAAAGAAGCGGCACAGGTTTTTTTAAAAGACCCCATGGGTATTCCCATGCTCTCGGCGTGGATCACCGTACGCTCGGTTTTACCAGATTTTTCTGAGCAATTTGCAGAAGCCGTGCATGCAGACAATGCGCAGTAG